A genomic window from Gossypium hirsutum isolate 1008001.06 chromosome D10, Gossypium_hirsutum_v2.1, whole genome shotgun sequence includes:
- the LOC107914789 gene encoding probable inorganic phosphate transporter 1-5, with product MANNQLGVLNALDAAKTQWYHFTAIVIAGMGFFTDAYDLFGISLITKLLGRIYYTNENHPKPGTLPPNVAAAVNGTAFVGTLAGQLFFGWLGDKLGRKRVYGLTLMLMVVCSIASGLSFGKSPAGVMTTLCFFRFWLGFGIGGDYPLSATIMSEYANKKTRGAFIAAVFAMQGFGILTGGIVALIVSASFDHAYKAPPYSVNRKDSTAPEADYIWRIILMFGAVPALLTYYWRMKMPETARYTALVARNAKQAASDMSKVLQVELEAEEEKVETASSSNSFGLFTKEFARRHGLHLLGTSVCWFLLDIAYYSNNLFQKDIFTAIGWLPKAATMNAIHEVYRVAASQSLIALCGTIPGYWFTVALIDYIGRFTIQLMGFFFMTVFMFALAIPYHHWLSNNAGFLIMYSLTFFFANFGPNATTFVVPAEIFPARLRSTCHGISAAAGKLGAIVGALGFLYAAQSTNPEETDQGYPPGIGVKNTLLVLGSINCLGIFFTLLVPESKGKSLEELTGENEEADGNDKQQASSTQTLPV from the coding sequence ATGGCTAACAACCAGCTTGGAGTTCTTAATGCTCTGGATGCAGCAAAGACACAATGGTACCATTTCACTGCCATTGTAATTGCGGGAATGGGTTTTTTCACTGATGCTTATGACTTGTTTGGCATCTCTCTTATCACAAAACTTCTTGGTCGTATTTACTACACAAATGAAAACCATCCAAAGCCTGGAACATTGCCTCCTAATGTAGCAGCTGCTGTTAATGGGACAGCCTTTGTTGGCACGTTAGCTGGGCAGCTTTTCTTTGGCTGGCTTGGTGATAAATTAGGCCGGAAGCGGGTTTATGGACTAACCCTCATGCTCATGGTGGTCTGTTCCATTGCTTCTGGACTTTCCTTTGGGAAGTCTCCTGCTGGTGTTATGACAACACTTTGTTTCTTCAGGTTTTGGCTTGGTTTCGGAATCGGTGGTGACTATCCCTTGTCAGCCACCATCATGTCCGAATATGCAAACAAGAAAACTCGTGGAGCATTTATCGCTGCTGTGTTTGCAATGCAAGGATTTGGGATTTTAACAGGTGGGATCGTTGCACTTATCGTGTCGGCTTCGTTCGATCATGCATATAAGGCCCCTCCATATTCGGTTAACCGAAAAGATTCGACTGCGCCTGAAGCCGACTATATTTGGCGGATTATACTCATGTTCGGCGCTGTTCCTGCGCTTCTAACATACTACTGGCGTATGAAGATGCCCGAAACAGCCCGTTACACTGCCCTTGTTGCTAGGAACGCAAAGCAGGCTGCTTCAGACATGTCCAAGGTTCTGCAAGTGGAGCTTGAAGCTGAAGAAGAGAAGGTAGAGACGGCATCATCGTCGAACTCCTTTGGTCTATTTACTAAGGAATTCGCTCGACGCCATGGACTACATTTACTTGGAACATCCGTATGTTGGTTCTTATTAGACATTGCCTATTACAGTAACAATTTGTTCCAAAAAGACATCTTCACTGCCATTGGTTGGCTTCCAAAAGCCGCAACCATGAACGCAATTCATGAGGTTTATCGAGTCGCGGCGTCGCAATCGCTTATCGCACTTTGTGGCACGATCCCTGGATACTGGTTTACGGTGGCGTTAATCGATTATATTGGCAGGTTCACAATTCAATTGATGGGGTTCTTTTTCATGACAGTGTTCATGTTTGCACTTGCGATACCTTACCATCACTGGTTGTCCAACAATGCTGGGTTCCTCATCATGTATTCATTGACCTTTTTCTTTGCGAATTTTGGACCAAATGCCACCACATTTGTCGTGCCAGCTGAGATTTTCCCAGCAAGACTGAGGTCGACTTGCCATGGGATCTCAGCTGCTGCAGGAAAACTCGGGGCCATCGTCGGGGCGTTAGGATTCTTGTATGCAGCACAGAGCACAAACCCGGAGGAGACTGATCAGGGATACCCACCTGGTATTGGGGTTAAAAATACATTGCTTGTGCTTGGATCAATCAACTGCCTTGGAATATTCTTCACTCTTTTGGTGCCTGAATCTAAGGGAAAATCGTTGGAAGAACTTACAGGAGAAAATGAAGAGGCCGATGGCAATGATAAGCAGCAGGCTTCTTCAACTCAAACTCTTCCGGTCTAA